Sequence from the Curtobacterium sp. MCLR17_007 genome:
ATCGCGCTGCGGATGCGCGTGCACGCCCTGATGACGAAGCTGCAGGACGAGGCACCGGAGGGCATCCTCGACATCACGCCGGGCATCCGATCGCTGCAGGTGCACACCGACGCCAGCGTGCTGAAGGCCAGCACCATGGCCGGGCTGCTGCGCGAGCTCGAGGACGAGATCCCGCCGACCGACCAGCTCGTCGTGCCCTCGCGGACGGTGAAGCTGCCGCTGTCGTGGGACGACCCGGCGACCCGGCTGGCGATCGAGCGCTACATGAACGGGGTCCGGAACGACGCGCCGTGGACGCCCTGGAACATCGAGTTCATCCGCCGGATCAACGGGCTCGACTCGGTCGACGACGTGTTCCGCACGGTGTTCGACGCGAGCTACCTGGTGCTCGGTCTGGGCGACGTGTACCTCGGCGCACCGGTCGCCACGCCCCTCGACCCGCGGCACCGGCTCGTGACCACGAAGTACAACCCCGCCCGCACCTGGACGGCCGAGAACTCGGTCGGCATCGGCGGCGCCTACCTGTGCATCTACGGCATGGAGGGCCCGGGCGGGTACCAGTTCGTCGGCCGCACCGTGCAGATCTGGAACCGGTTCCGCCGCGGTGGACTGTTCCAGCAGGACCCGTGGGCGTTGCGGTTCTTCGACCGGATCGAGTGGTACCCCGTCGGCGCCGAGGAGCTCCTCGAGCTGCGGGCCGAGACCGACGCCGGCCGTGGGGACTTCGAGACCGTCGACGGCGAGTTCTCGATCGCGTCGTACAACCGGTTCCTCAGCGACAACGCGACCTCGATCGACGCGTTCCGGGCGCAGCAGGCGCGGGCGTTCGATCAGGAGAAGGACCGCTGGCGGGCCTCGGGTGAGTTCGACGTGCGCGACGAACCGGCGCCTGTGGTGGCCGACGCCGTGACCGTGCCCGAGGGCTCGACGGCCGTGGTCGCACCGTTCACCTCGACCGTGTGGCAGGTGGACGTCCGCCCGGGTGACCGCGTCGATGCCGGACAGAAGCTGCTGGCCGTGGAGGCGATGAAGATGGAGTCGATGGTGCACGCGCCCGTCGGCGGGCACGTGCTCGAGGTCTACATCAGCCCGGGCGAACAGGTGGCGCCGGGGCAGGTCCTCGCCGCGATCGGAGGAGCAGCATGAGCACGAGCACGAGTACGAACACGAGCGCGAGCACGACCACCGGGACCGCGGCCGACCGGGTCCGCGATGCCTTCGACCGCATCGCCACGGTCGACCGTCCCGAGGTCTGGATCACCCTGCGCGACCGAGCGGACGTCCTCGCCGAGGTGTCGCGCGTCGACCCGTCGCTCCCCCTGGCCGGGCTGCTGTTCGCGGTGAAGGACAACATCGACGTCGCCGGTCTGCCCACGACCGCCGCCGCCAGGTCGTACGCCAACGAGCCGACGGACGACGCCACCGCCGTCGCCCGGCTGCGGGCCGCCGGTGCGGTCGTCGTCGGCAAGACGAACCTCGACCAGTTCGCCACCGGACTGGTCGGGACGCGATCGCCCTTCGGGGCCGTCCGGAACGCCTGGGACCCGACGCGGATCTCCGGCGGGTCGTCGAGTGGTTCGGCCACGGCGGTCGCGCTGGGGATCGTCGACTTCGCGCTCGGCACCGACACCGCCGGGTCCGGTCGGGTACCGGCAGCGCTCGGCAACCTGGTCGGTGTGAAGCCCACGAAGGGCCTGGTCCCGAACACCGGTGTCGTGCCGGCCTGCCGGTCGCAGGACTGCGTCACGGTGTTCGCCCGGTCCCTCGACCTGGCCCGGACCGCGACCGAGCTGATGACCGGCCCCGACGGCGTCGACCCGCTCGCTCGCGAGGACACCGCACACGCTGCACTGCCGACCACCCCGCGGATCGCCGTGCCGCTGCCGTCGCAGCTCGAGGGGCTGGCCCCGGGCTGGGCCGAGGCGTTCACCACGGCCGTCGACCGCTTCCGGGCGCTCGGGCACCAGGTCGTCGAGGTCGACATCGCACCCCTCCTCGACGCCGCAGCACTGCTGTACGACGGCGCGTTCGTCGCCGAGCGGTACGCCGCGGTCGGCGCGCACATCGACGCGCACCGCGACCTGGTCGGGGACGACCTCGACCCGTCCGTGGCCATGATCGTGCTCGGTGGTGCGACACCCACCGCTGCCGAGCTGTTCGCCGACCAGGAACGCCTCGACCGGCTCGGGGCTGCCGGCCGCGCGGTGTTGGCCGGCACGACCGCGCTGCTCACCCCCACCACCACCTGGCACCCGACGCTGGCCGAGGTCGCCGCCGACCCGATCGGGGCGAACAGCCGGATGGGGCGCTACACGAACTTCGCGAACCTGCTCGACATGGCCTCGCTCGCGGTGCCGGCCGGGTTCGTCGACGGCCTGCCGTTCGGCGTGATGCTGACGGGGCCCGCGTTCACCGACCGTCGGCTCGCGGCGCTCGCCCGCGCCTTCGCCGCGCCGACGGTCGACCTGCTGGTCGTCGGCGCGCACCTGCGGGGCCAGCCGCTGAACGGCCAGCTGGTCGCGGCCGGCGGATCGTTCGTCCGGGACGCCCACACCGCGTCCGACTACCGGCTGTACGCCCTGGACACGGTGCCGCCCAAGCCGGGGTTGGTCCGGGCAGGTCCGGTCACGCCCGGCAACGGCGGGACGTCGAGTTCGGGCTCGGGCTCGATCGCGGGCGAGGTCTGGCGGCTACCCGCCGCCGGGTTCGCCACGTTCGTCGCCGCGCTACCCGCACCGATGGCCATCGGCACCGTCGCACTCGACGACGGCACGGGCGTCACCGGGT
This genomic interval carries:
- the atzF gene encoding allophanate hydrolase, coding for MSTSTSTNTSASTTTGTAADRVRDAFDRIATVDRPEVWITLRDRADVLAEVSRVDPSLPLAGLLFAVKDNIDVAGLPTTAAARSYANEPTDDATAVARLRAAGAVVVGKTNLDQFATGLVGTRSPFGAVRNAWDPTRISGGSSSGSATAVALGIVDFALGTDTAGSGRVPAALGNLVGVKPTKGLVPNTGVVPACRSQDCVTVFARSLDLARTATELMTGPDGVDPLAREDTAHAALPTTPRIAVPLPSQLEGLAPGWAEAFTTAVDRFRALGHQVVEVDIAPLLDAAALLYDGAFVAERYAAVGAHIDAHRDLVGDDLDPSVAMIVLGGATPTAAELFADQERLDRLGAAGRAVLAGTTALLTPTTTWHPTLAEVAADPIGANSRMGRYTNFANLLDMASLAVPAGFVDGLPFGVMLTGPAFTDRRLAALARAFAAPTVDLLVVGAHLRGQPLNGQLVAAGGSFVRDAHTASDYRLYALDTVPPKPGLVRAGPVTPGNGGTSSSGSGSIAGEVWRLPAAGFATFVAALPAPMAIGTVALDDGTGVTGFLVEPWAVDGAQDITHHGGWRAYREQA